The following nucleotide sequence is from Coffea eugenioides isolate CCC68of chromosome 10, Ceug_1.0, whole genome shotgun sequence.
AGCTCCTGGAACCTGGGCAAACTCCTGTTCCGACAGCAATCAGCACTTACTATTGTTCTTGTTTGGAAATGCGGACAGATTCACCTTGATTGGTTGCAAAGTATCTAATTGTTTGCTTTTTGTCAGAGACtctgtttttgggtttttgaAAGTTTGAAAAAGTTTGCAGAGTTGGAAGGTTTTTGGCTCCCACTATTGGGGGGAAAAGCTCTCCTAGGGAGATAAAGAGCTCTCataggagagagagagagtaaggTTGGTGTTTCTTGCCTCTATTGTACTAGGGGTTAAAACAAAAGTAGAGGTTGTTCCATTATTTGTACTCCAACTGATTACAGGTTCTCATTTTGAATAATTAGTAATTTTGATAttctcatttatttttgtatttaaattacaaattttttaataGCAAAAAAGCTAGCATAATCTACTAATCAAAGAGTAGCATTTGCTGATTTTAATTAAATGAGAACAAAAAGTTTTTGAACATCATGCTATTACAAAACTTCTATTAAAGTAGTAGACATTGACTAGACAACCACGAAATGCCCAGTTCGACTCTTaattccttccttttctttctctccccTTTGAACCAAAAACGAAATATCATGCTATTTGAGCACAACTTGCTCTTTTGATCTCCATTTTGGGAGTCTATCTTTCGAAGCTTTGAGCCTTTAATGAACAAGGAAAAGAGGATCCAATAATGTAAAGAGCAATATATTGCATACCAGCCAGCAACAGTCAAATGCAGACTAAGAAATGGCCAAATAATATATGTCCAAAGCATGCATACTATCCGGATATCAATTTCACTGCAGGAAACTTAGGGGAAGTAAGAAAACGCCGCTCTACTGAAGTTTGTACAGTTGCTGAGGTAGAGAACATTATCCCCGTTTACTTAGTCTATTAAGCCAAAAATCAATGGATAGTTTTACGCATCAGTGAGACCGTAGTCATTGGTACAATTCAGGCTTCAACACCCCAACATAGGGCAAGTTCCTGTACAGCTCTGCAAAGTCCAGTCCATAACCGACCACGAAATAATCTGGGCACTGTCAAAATGAAATTGTAGAATGGTCAACAAAGGCAGAAGCCATTTTGCAAGGTACAGAACAAAAGAATGGAAGCATCAAACTGTGACAGTGTGAAAATGTATAAACAAATAACAGTTCGTAGACAAGATTACTAGCTTCAAATTCAGCATAAAATTGTGACTCATGCTATTTGATCCTTCACAGTCATATGTGCTCTTCAGGAGCTAATTGCCAAGTGATTCTGAGAGTTAGTTTTCTTATCAAATGGACGAGCCTTTTcataagagaaaataaaaaccAAGTGATCTAAAGTGTGCCCATGATAGTAGATGATGCCTAGTACTAGTATGAACTTGAACCCACCCACTACCCTATACTAAAgctttttaaactattaagCAGAAGTATGCTTCTAATTTTGCCAAAAGATCATCAAGATTGGAGTAACAAAGCGATGGAAATTTTTACAGGTTCCAATTCCTTCAAAAACACTAGTTCTTTCTACATAATGATTGGGTGGCATGACTTGTCCATTCCATTTTTTGCTTCTAAGTCAATGAAATGCCTGTTGTAGTTTGACTCATTCAATCATGGAAGCCTCTCAAGTCTCAAGCATGTGTAGCATGGCTACTATTTAAATCAGGAGACATACAAAACAGATAATAACTTCATAGGGGTAAGCAGCAAACATTAATATAAGATCAACAACAGCCTATTGAATCTGCAGGTAGCCATGAACTGGAAAATAATTTATGCccccttttttcctttgttCTGGGAAAAGAGGGGGGAGGGCCTGAGGAACCAGTACTCAGACGTACATacttggagagagagagagagagagagagagagaacctcAAAGCCACAGTAAAACTTTCCGCTTCCCACAAGTTCAAAATTGACTTTGCGCCTTTCTGGTTTGTTAAGAAGAGTACACACGGATACGGACAATGATCCTTTTGATTTCAAGTATTCAATGAGAAACGACAAAGTGCTTCCTGTATCTACAATGTCTTCCACCTAAAACCATGGCAAGAAACCAAATATACGTTTAAGAAGTCAGTGACATCCAACATAACAAAGAAAAGTATGAGCCATCCAAGTAAATCCGTAGGATGCCTAAAAAATATCAGCATACTAGGCACAAATGTGCATAGCTGTTGCAGCACTAAATTAAAGGTACTTTGGTCCAAATGCTTGTCAAACTTAATGGTAACCCACTTTGCCTTGAATTTTGTTCACAAGACACCTTTAATTGTTAGCTTTTAAAGTTTTAGCAAACTGATACCTTAAAAAACTCTATAAGAAGGACTCATGAACACTTTAGGGATCATACTTGCGCTATTGACTACCAACATCATTGAATACTCAAAGTTATCTAATTCATCTAACCTGTTCTTGTACTCTAATTTCATCAGTCAGAGTTGTAGATTATCAAGCAATGAGATTTCAGGTCGCTAAGGCCATTGCTGCCCTGAATTCTCCCCAAGTACTAACTCGTATAAACAAACTACAAGGAATCCAATGAAATCATGTGTAACATGGTAACGATTGCAGGTCTATTGATGGGCAACTTCATCAGTACCAGATCAATACCAAGAACCTTTTATCagtaataaataaaaacaagagcCTTTATCAGTCTGCAAATAGCTTCAACATATTAGAATATTATTAGCAAACATAAGCTTTCTCTCCACGTGTAATCCTGTATCTTAAAAGCTTTCGCTCGACATCCCATTAATCACAAACCCCAGAAAAAGCATCCATCATAAACAGCCAAAAGGAGTAGTAAATCCCCAATCATAGCACGCTACAACCTGTTTAGTGCTAGCATTAAAAACGAGCAaactaaaataaacaaaaattaaaagcaaaaataagCGTTAATCCAATCCACTCACCACAATTACGTGCTTATCTCGGGCATCAATCTTTAAATCGCATGTAATTTTCGGTTTACCACAGGAGACAGTCCCAGAACCATAGGATTCAATCCGGACAAAGTCAATGCTGATTGGCAGTTGAATCTTCCGAACAAGATCGGCTAAGAAAAGAAACGCGCCGGTGGCAACTCCAACTATAATGGGAGCAGAGGAAGATGACGAACTGTCAGAGTTGGTACTAAAATCTTGCGTTATTTGAGAAGCAAGTTCAGAAACTCTTTGAGAAATTTCTTGGTCAGTCCACAAGATTTTCTCAATGTGAGAATTCAAGTCCATTGCTGATATTATGAGGTTTGAGTTTGGAGAAGACGAGGATTTTGTTCGTGGGGTTTAAGGGCATGAGATGGTttagtttcgtgccgccaagaAGCAGGAGTCACAGATATGTCAAAGATATCGAAGCTTCTGAGGTTTCcggttcaaaattggaaatggaTCAAGTAATTTGCTTGTTGGGCTACAGACCTTAAGTACACTTGCAAATTGCAGCCACCCCCCAAAATTTATCATTATTCTGAAAACCTCCTCCAAAGTTTCACATCACGGTATATGAGTACATAAGTTACTGCATCACTGTATACAAATatagagataaaaaaaaaaaggtacgaGAAAGGTGTACTAATTGACAAtggaaattatatatattttttgtgatatactaaacacaaagaaaaaaaagtgttGACAATTGCCACAAATCTCATAAGCATTTCTAAAAGCAAATGCAAATTGTGTTATTTGCTCCTAAAACATTTAAAAACCTTCATATTCATTTGATTCTCAAAATTATGTAAATGTTTTTATATTACAAGTAGTAACTTTTCATTAGATTTAAGAATTTCATTAAGCCAATTACagatataataaaaaaaatttccttacACTAGTGAAGTTATGAAGTTGTATGATTTCTGTTCAATACCAAATACAAACTCATAAAGGAGATAATCGGTCTTTCCTTTACCAaacctttttctcttttttgtatCCTTGAATGATTTGTTTGAGCTTTATCATTGATAAAAATATACAAGCACATCATCATATTAATTCCTCAACATTAGTTTTTAGGTAGAAGAAAAATGATCAAGCAACCTCGTAGCATGTTGCGAAAATTATTATTAAAACAAGCAATTGTATGAGATTTTataaaagtttaataaaattcaccattttcctTTTCCCAAGACGTGATTTGAAAAACTAACATTAAATCACACATAACTAATTATTAAACCAAATTAAATGAATTATTCTGCTCCTTTTTCGTTTAATGACAACTTAAATACTAGATTTTTTGAGCTGAGTTTAAACACTAGATTCAAGTTATTCTCAAAATTTTGTCAAGGTATAACGGGAAATcgaaacataaaaaaaaagaggcctACGAGAGCAAATATGTGAAAAAACTCTGGCCCAAAGCAAAGAAATGGACCAAGTGGTTATCATCTACAAATATTTTACAAAATCCATAGACAGTAGAACTGAAGGCCACCTCCAGAAGCCAAAATCCCGTACCAGGCTACTGCAAAGATATGAGTGGAACTGGAAAAGTACTCTTAAGCCTCTCCCTGGCTTCTCCTTCAACAACCCgcttctctttctctcttctttcttcAACCAAACGATTTTCTCTTTATAAGCCCCTTTTCCCCCTTCTACAATCATCAGCTAACAGGGTTTTTGTGGGGTTTAGACCCCTTTGCTCCGCCACCACCATTACAGCGCCTAAATCAGAAGATTCTCTGCAACCCATTAAGCATTCGGTTCTGTTAGAAAGGTTAAGAGTCAGACACCTCAAAGATTCTGCAAAACTAGCCAGCCCAGAAGTTCAATCCAAGAAATTAAAGGCAGAGTCTTTGGGGGCTAAAACTGGAAGTGGTGTAAATGAAGGGATATCAAAGAGGAATAAGAGGAAGAACGAGGCATTGGCTTCTAATTTTGAGGAGTTGGGATTGAGTGAAGAGGTTATGGGGGCCTTGGAAGAGTTGAGTATTTCAGTTCCCACTGAGATTCAGTGTATTGGGATACCTGCCGTTCTTGCAGGGAAAAGTGTGGTTTTGGGTTCTCATACTGGCTCTGGGAAGACTCTTGCTTATATGTTGCCTCTTGTTCAGGTTGGAAGTTTTGATTTTTATCGTATTGGTAATTAGAATTCATGTTGTTCCATTCTTTGATTTTGATTACTTGATGAAATGACTTCATAGCCTGCTTACTAGTTTATGCATTGATAAATTGCGACTCTTATATGGtgtatttttctgttttttgttTATGGAAAATTTCACTATACGGTACTTGTCTTCCAGTACGAAATCTTAGAAGgaacagaaagaaaagaaggggaCGAAAGCATGCCGAACACGTAGTTCAAGCCAAAGAAACAACATTCAGGACTTTACAGATGAAATTTAACTTAGGAATCTCATAGAATGTCGCAGCTATAAGCATTCTATAAGCAGataatgaagaagaagaaaaaaaatcaacactTGATGACATAATTATAAAAGGAGGAATGAAGAAAAAATGTCTTTAATTTGATGGTCCAAGCTTTTTCAGTTCTGGATACCTAATCATTTTCTACCAACATGTGTAAATGCAGAAGATTTGATACTTGTACGGTAATATAATTAATCGAGTAACTTTCTTCCTAATTTAAGTAAAATCAAAAGTTACTATGGCTTTTTTTTCTCGCTAATGCGCTTCGGCTTGATGTGGAAACTGAGGAGCTCTCCTAATCCTTAACACATTGAAACTTAGTTCTTTACTTTTAACACATCGAAAAAATCATTGTATATTATTAACTTGTGTGTTAGGAATTTCAGAAAAGACTGAACTGAATATATGTTACTTGGGAATTATTGCCATTTGTAACTTGCAAGCGGATGTTTTGGTGAAGGGTGCTTGTTTGGGGGGAGGGGTGATTTTATACTGGACTGTGGAAAAAACTGCATAATTAGAAGGGTACAAAGAACTGGCCAGATATCTGTGTTCCTCCATCCATCccccttaatttcttcaatCTCTTTTGGATTAGCTGTGAATGGTTCAATTCACCTCAGGTTAAGAGTCAAAGAATGCATTTTCATGTTAGAAAggtactttcttttatttctttgtttgtttttgGCTAAGGAGAGATATTGGGCTGAATTACATTTCTAAGGCTTAATATCATGCTCTTAGATGCTTCCAGCTCCTTGTTGGAATATCAGGAAATTTTGGTACCAAAATCTGAGTGCTGATGTGCTTGCACTCCTTAGTACGCAGAATGGGCCATTGTTCCTTTTGGATTCTGTAATGGTATTTTGCATCACAAAAATAAGAAacttatgaatttttttttgtttttctcccAGTTGTTGAGACGAGATGAGGCATTAAATGGTATTCTTATGAGGCCCAGGCGTCCCCGTGCCGTGGTGCTTTGCCCCA
It contains:
- the LOC113749350 gene encoding uncharacterized protein LOC113749350, whose protein sequence is MDLNSHIEKILWTDQEISQRVSELASQITQDFSTNSDSSSSSSAPIIVGVATGAFLFLADLVRKIQLPISIDFVRIESYGSGTVSCGKPKITCDLKIDARDKHVIVVEDIVDTGSTLSFLIEYLKSKGSLSVSVCTLLNKPERRKVNFELVGSGKFYCGFECPDYFVVGYGLDFAELYRNLPYVGVLKPELYQ